The following DNA comes from Ornithobacterium rhinotracheale DSM 15997.
GAGGGCTTCAAGATTTACAATCGAGTTTTGAAGATAAACTTAAAGAAGCAAAAAAAAGGCTTGAAAGTACAAATCTAAAGATTGAAGAACTAGAAGGTAGGGTGAAACAACTAGAAGAGAGTGTGAAAATTTTAGAAGAAAAAGCTACTGCACAAGAAGAAGCTACAGCTATTTTTTCGGAGCAAAAAAATGATGAAGACACCTCTCATACAAAAGAAAATGAGTCTGTAGAAAAAATCTATTTAGGAAGACGGAAAGGTGAGTTTTTGACAGAGTTCCCTTCACTAGAAAGCAGTAACGAAATTTACTATAAGATTATTAAGAAAGATGGAAATATAGGCTATTTTGAATTCTTTATTCCCAATATAGATAAATTAAATAATAATCCAGATGCAATTATCGATGGCGTAGGCGAGAGAGAAAATTACAATTGTTCGCATGTGAAAGAAATTAAAACCACTAAGTATGGAAAGGTAGAAAGTGTAGGTAATGGAAGATGGAAAATAATCGAAAAAGCAAAAATTGATTTAAAATAGGATGACACATAATTTTTTAATAACGATCTGTGTGATTGTGATTCTTTTAATACAACTCAATTACTTCATCTCGTTGTGGCGAAAAATAAGCAAGTATAGAGACTTGTTTATTTATAGAAAAATTGACTATGAGCAAGAGAACGATGAGGTGATAGGGATTAGAATGACTGATGCTAAAAGTGAAACGACAAAAAGCATTTTAGACCAAATTAATCAATATCTTTCAAAAAATGTAGGAAGAGCAAACGATTTTTATTTAATAAAAGACATTGTTGACAGAAAATGCGATTCAATTGAAGATGAAATAGAAACTCAAGTTCCAATGCCGTTATATTTAGGACTAATGGGAACAATGATTGGAGTTTTATTAGGTATTTATGAATTAATCTCCTCAAGAGGCCTATCAAGCTTGTTGAGTGGTGGAGATAGTTCTGAAGCAGCCTCTGGAGTAGAATCACTACTGTCTGGTGTAGCCTTAGCAATGATTGCAAGCTTTTTCGGTGTGCTTTTGACAACCTTAGGTGCCAGTATTTTGAAAAAAACTAAAGTAAAGGTTGAAGATAATAGAAATAATTTTTTAAGTTGGATTCAAGCAGAACTCTTACCAAATTTATCATCAGGCCTTTCGCAGGTCCTAGATAAAATGACAGATAATTTATTGAAGTTCAATAAAACCTTTTCACAAAACACGGATGAGTTAAGAGATATCTTATCAACAGTAAATGTTACATATGAAAGTAATGTGGAAGTGTTGGAAGCTATTAATTCGTTAAATATAAAGAAGTTGGCAATGACCAATGTAATGGTTTTTGATAAACTGGAAAGCTGTACAGATGATTTGGAAAGATTTTCTAATTATATGTTTTCAGTTAATGAATATTTAAGTAATGTTCGATCCCTAAATGATAAATTAGACGAAAACGAAAATAGAACAAAACTTATTGAAGAACTAGCTGATTATTTCAAAAAAGAAAGATCAAACTTTAATAATTGGAATTCCGGAGTAACAAAGGCTGTTGTTGAAGTGTCCCATGAATTGGAAAAATCGGTTTATAACCTTAAAGATTTTGCCGATAATCAAATGAACACTTATTTATCTACCCTAATTGAGACACACAAAGTTTTTTTAGATAGTTTAGATAAAGTTAGAGAAAGAGAGGTAGCTTTAATAACGAAAAGTTCGCATGATTTTGAAACTATAGTAAAAGAAATCAAAGGTATTGCTGATATAAAAGAAGTTTTGGTTGAATTTATAAAACAATCAAAAGAGCAAAAGCAGGAATTGGTGAACCTCACAAATTCAATAAAATCTATAGAGAAGATTAGAGTAGAAGTAGTAGATGAAGTAAAGAAAAAAAGTCGCAAAAAGGAAAGCCCGCTAGAATCAATTAATGGTGATAAGGGTATTGAGGTGCAAAGAGAAAAAAAGACAAACAAGTTCAAAGAATGGTTTAAAAATATCTTTAAAATGTAACATATATGAAGAAAAAAAAAGAATCATTTTTTTGGGCTAGCTATTCAGATTTGATGACATCATTGTTTTTCATTATGCTAGTGCTTTTTATACTTTCGATTACATTGTTAAATAGCAATATAAAAGCAAAACAAGAGCAGCTAGATAAAATTACTGAAATTGAGCAAGCTACAAAAAATATTGATTCTACTTATTTTTGGTATAGTCCCACATACAAAAAACATATCTTGAAAATAAATGTAAACTTTAAAAAAGGTAGTTCTGAACTGAAAAATGATATTGATTCATTAACCTTAGCTGGCTTGAAAAAAGCAGGGATTTCTATAAAAGATTTTATAGAAAAAATATCAGAGGCTCATCCAGAAGTTCAGTACTTGTTAATCATTGAAGGGCAGGCGTCAAGAGATGATTATAAGTACAATTATGAGTTAAGTTATAAGAGAGCCTTAGCTCTTAAAGATTATTGGGAAAAAACTGGATTAGATTTTGGGGAAAAATGTGAGGTTTTAATATCGGGAAGTGGAGATGGGACATATAGTGGAACAGGATTTATGAGGGAAAAAGATGAGCCTAAAAATCAAAGATTTTTAATACATATATTACCCAAACCTGGAATTGTTAAATAATTTAGATGAAAAAATTGTTCGTATTTTTCATTTGTTCGTTTGTCATATTGGTATTTGCTTCTTGTGAAAACAAAAGGCATAAACCGAAATCTTTAAAAAAAAACGAACAAACACCAAAAATTGAGAATGAAAATTCATCCAATGATGATAAAATTAGTATCAAGGAAATAAAAGATTTTACGCCTGATATTAGAATGCTCAGTGGAAAAGAAATTTTTGACAGATATAACTCAGCAGTATTTATGATTGTTTCTCAAAATATGGATCAGATATCACAAGGTTCAGGTTTCTTCATATCAGAAAAAGGTATAGGTGTAAGTAATCAGCATGTACTAAATAAAGATAATTTGGCAAAATCCAAAGTTATCTTGTCTAATAACGAAGTGTATGGAATAGAAAGAATCGTTTATGAAGATAAAAAAGATGATTTAGTCATTTTCGTTATCGATGATGCGTATAAAGAGTTTAATTTTCTTCCCATGACGAGTAATGAAATAAATGTAGGGGACAAAGTTTACGCAATTAGTAGTCCACTAGGGCTGCGTAACACACTATCTTCGGGTGAAATATCTCAATTTAGAGGAGAAAATTTAATACAAATTAGTGTCCCAATAGACCATGGCAGTAGTGGAGGGGCTCTGATTAATCAATATGGTGAGGTAATAGGAGTAACAACAGCTGGTCGTGATGATTCTGGAGCAAACCTTAACTTTGCTATTAATTTAAATAAGGTACTTGATAAAATCTTGTAAAATGAAAAGAAGTTTGATTTTAATAATTTTAGGAATTTTCCTTTTTGTCGGAGCATATAATGCTTATGAGTATGCAATCGGGGGCTCATGTAATCCCAATGGTACATGTAGTGCTTGTAAAAATTGTAAATATTGCAAGAATTGCTCAAAAAATGGTGGAACTTGTAGTGTATGTAGGTAAAGAGTTTTAAATATGATTAAAAGAATTTCAACAATATTTTTAATGATTGCGTTATTTTTTTCGTGTAAAAAAAATAACACTATCTCAAATGGAGATTTAGACAATACATTTAGTAGTAGCGTTGCAGATGTTGACCCGATTGTTTCTTTCCGAGAGCAGGAAGAAAATAAGAGCGAAAATCAACAATCTCTAGAATCAGAATTAGAAGAGCTGAAAAGTCAAGGCTGGAATGAAGAGGCTTTGAGCAATGGGGTTATGCCATCTTGTTACAACTTTAAATCAAAAAGATCTAAAATTGACAATTCCCTAGAAATTACGGTGGGAAGTGGAACAGATGTAGTTGTGAAATTAATGAGTTTAAAAAATGATAAATGCATAAGATATGTGTACATTAATAGTGGGACAACTTATTCAATAAACAATATTCCTGAAGGTAAATACTATTTGAAAATTGCTTATGGGAAAAATTGGATCTCAAAAGTTGAAGATGGTAGATGTGTAGGTAAATTTTTAACCAATCCATTGTATGAAAAAGGAGATGATATTCTGGATTATAATATTCAGTACACCGCAACAGGATATAGCGTTCCAAGTTATAATCTTCAACTAGATGTTATTTCCACTAACATGTATAATTCATTTAATTCTTCAAATATTTCCGAAGAATCTTTTAATCAATAAAATCAAAAACAATGAGCAGAGTTCAATTAATCATAATATTTATAGGATTTAATTTACTGTCAAGTTGTAATTTTTTTCATTCAGAAAATGAATATCAAGACTTGTTGAAATCATATGAAAAACAGGAGGCAAAATTAGCCGAATGTAAAGAAGTAAATTTTCAATGGAAGAAAAAATATGATAGTCTTCAAATTCAATTTGATGAACTAAAGGTAACGAGGGAAAAAGAAAAAGACAATTTTAGAGAATTGCAATTCGACTACAATATGTTAAGAATTAGAAGCGAAGAATTGCGTAAAAGTTTAAAATAAAATGCAAAGAAAAATCGTGACTTTAGCATTTTTGCTAGGGGTTATCTCTTGCGGAAAAGATTATGAGGAAAAAACATATTTCTCCCCATCTCCAAATGAAGGGATGCAAAAGCTCAAAATAGTTGAAAATGATTACTACGATGGAGTGCATGTTCGGGTTTATGATACAGAAGACATAGATGGGGAGGAGGTTTATGTTGCTCCTTATGTGGATGAAGATGATTTCAAAAAATTCTACAAAAAACATATGGAAATGAAAAAAGAATACGAAAATCTGAAAAAACGCTACGATATAATGGTTGCGGAGTATATGAAACTTGTTAACAAACAATAATTAATGATATGAAAATGAAGATAAGGCTATTTTTTGTTTTATTTTTTCTAGCGTTTAATACGCTTTATTCACAGAACAAATTCAGAGTTGATTACAACTATGTTTCATTTTACGATGAGAGAGTTGGCGATTGGAGTAAGTGGGAGTTGGGAGACAATACATTTGTAATAAATATTAACGATAGAGGTGATATAGCGCATCTTCAGGCTAACGGAGAGACAGTAATTTACAGAAAGCTTAGTGGCGTTGAAGAGGGAACAACCTCCGATGGACATCATTATCAAATAATTAAAGCTCTTGATGGTGATGGTGATGTTTTCACTTTTCAACTTTTTGATGAGAAAACATTAGGATTAAAGCTGATGTACGGGAATTTTTTAATTCAATTCGCATCTTTTTCTCAAAGATTGAACTAAGAAACTAGCAATTTTATTTTACAATTAAAACCCTTCAAAAAATGAAAAAAAACATTTTAATCATAATTTTAGGCATACTCCTTTGTGCGGGAGTTTACGGAGCATACGAGTATGCCATGGGCGGAAGATGCAACCCAAATGGAAAATGCAAAGCCTGCACCAATTGCAATTATTGCAAAAACTGCTCAAAAAACAAAGGGACTTGTAGCGTTTGCCGATAACCTAAACCCTCGGAATTGCAGCAATCAAATCCCGAGTATATTGCGTTTTGGGATTTTGATAAATATCTTCGGCAAAGCCATATTCTTGCATTTTTCCGTGTTGGAGTACAATCAGGCGATCGCTCATGTATTTCACTACCGATAAATCGTGCGAAATAAATAAATAAGTAAGCCCAAAATCCGATTTTAAGTCATTTAATAAATTCAAAACTTGCGCCTGCACCGAAACATCAAGTGCAGAAACACTCTCATCGCAAATGATAAGTTTCGGTTTCAGGGCAACTGCTCTGGCAATCCCAATTCGCTGACGCTGTCCGCCCGAAAATTCGTGCGGATATTTGTTTAAATCACTGGCGTGCAAGCCCACAATTTCAAGCAAATTGGCAGCTTGATTTCTTCTTTCAGCGGCAGAATTTCTGATGCCGTGAATTTGCATTGGTGTAGTAATAATTTCGCCCACCGTTTGCATGGGATTTAAGCTTGAGTAAGGATCTTGAAAAATAATTTGAATCTCTTTTCTAAGTTTTCGCAATTCCCTTGTGCTCAGTTTGGTGATATCTTTCCCTTGATACCAAACGCTGCCTGCAGTCGGTTTTTCGAGCATGAGGAGCGTGCGACTAAGCGTCGTTTTTCCGCTGCCCGATTCTCCCACAAGCCCGAGCGTTTCGCCAGGGTAAATTTCAAACGAAATATCTTGCACCGCTTTGATTTCCTCCTTTTTGAAAAGCCCTGTGTGTGCCGTAAAATATTTTTGCAAAGACTTAATTTCAATCAAAGGCTTTTGAGCATAAATTTTTTCGTATTTCTGGACGCGTTCTTCGGGCGTTTCGGTTTTGAAAACAAAATCCTTGTTTTCGGTAAAATCTTCAATTGTAGGCAGTTTTACAATTTTTTCGTCCAGTTTTGGTCGGCATTCAATAAGCCCTTTAGTATAATTCTCTTTCGGATTTAAAAATATCGACTGTGCCGAACCTTTTTCTACCAAATCGCCACGATACATCACCATCACAGAATCGCAAATCTGCGAAATCACGCCCAAATCGTGCGAAATGAAAATAATGCCCATTTTGTAATTTTTCTGCAATTTTTTTAAAAGCTGCAAAATCGCTTTTTGCACCGTAACATCTAGTGCCGTTGTGGGCTCGTCGGCAATCAGAAGTTGGGGTTCGCAAATCAACGCAAGCGCAATCATCACCCTTTGTTTTTGTCCGCCCGAGAGCTCGTGCGGATATGCCTTAAAAATTCGTTCAGGAGAGGGCAGTTCTACTTCTTCAAACAAAGAAAGCACCTTTTGTTTAGCGTCTTTTTTGCTGATTTTTTGGTGGAGCAATAAATTTTCCATCACTTGGTCGCCGCAACGCAAACTCGGGTTGAGCGAGGTCATCGGTTCTTGAAAAATCATGCCCATGTTTTTGCCTTTCAGCGAAGTATGATTTTTAGCCAAAAGGTCGTAAGTTTCTCTTTCTGTGGTAAAAAGAATTTTTCCCTCGGTGCGTGCATACTTGGGCAAAAGATGCATAATGGCAAGCGAAGTAAGCGATTTTCCGCTACCAGATTCGCCCACGATACCCAAGATTTCGCCCGCCGAAAGAGTGAAAGAAAGATTATTTACCACTTTTTTGTCGCCAAATGAAATGCTTAGATTTTCAACTTTTAATAAAGATTCGCTCGCTTGTTGCACGCTATTAAAATTCTTAGGTTAAAGACAAAAGTACGAGAAATTTTTTAGAAACATAGATTGTTTATTTAGGATGGTTTTGTCCTTAAATTTATTTTGTTATATTTGTGTGGTTAAATCAAAATCTATGAAATTACTATATGTTTTAATTGCATTTTTAGCGGGAATCGGAATCACATTTTTATACAACAAAGGAATGTTGCACGAAGTGAGCCCTTTGTGGCTTGTAGTTCCTTTTGTTTTAGTTCCGTTTCTAAGAAAATATTTATGGAAACGACAATGATGATATAATTGAAAAAATATTTAAAAAACGCCTTTTTAGGCGTTTTTTTATTTTGGTATCAAATATGCTTAATTTTCTGCGCTAACTTTTTTAGAAAAAGGTCTAAATTAAAAATTTAAAAGTTATTTTTGCAATTCATTCAATTTTAAAACATAAAATAGAGTACAAAAAGATATGGAAGCAGCATTAATCAAAGCCGCACAGTTTTTATTGATATTATCATTGCTTATCGTTTTACACGAAGGAGGACACTTTGCCGCCGCTAAATTATTTAAAACTAGAGTCGAAAGATTTTTCTTGTTTTTTGATGTGAAATTCGCTTTGTTTAAAAAGAAAATCGGAGACACCGTTTACGGGATCGGATGGTTGCCATTAGGCGGCTATGTGAAAATTGCGGGCATGATCGACGAAAGTATGGACACCGAACAAATGAAAAGCGAGCCAAAGCCTTGGGAGTTTCGTTCTAAACCCGCTTGGCAACGATTGATCATCATGCTGGCAGGGATTTTTGTCAATTTGGTATTAGCAATCGTGATTTTTGCCGTGATGAGCTACAAAAACGGGAATACTTATATCAATGTCGATAAAATGTCGCAGGGCGTAGTTGTGGATAGTGCACAAGCTCGTTTAGGGCTAAAGACAGGCGACATTCCTGTGGGGGTAAATGGCATTGAATACGATAATCTTCATCAGATTTTAACCAAAGCCTTGATGGAGGGCGGAACCCTTGAGGTGAAACGAGATGGCAAAATCGTGAAATTACCGATTACTTTACAAGACAGAGCTAATATGCTCGCGTTGCAAAAAACTTATTTCTTGCCTGCAGAGCCAATCGTGGTGGATAGTGTTTTGGCAGGAGGCACCGCCTTTAAGGCAGGTTTGGAAAAAGGTGATGTGTTGAAGCAAATCAATGGTCAGCCCATCGAATCGTTTACCGCGTTTGCAAGAGAAGTAAAAGCCAATGCTAATAAGAAAATTAATCTAGAAGTGGAAAGAAATGGCGAGTTGAAAGATCTTGAAATCCCTGTAAATTCAGAGGGATTGATTGGTGTGGCGCCTGCCTTTAATCTTGAAAAATTCACTTCGCACGAGGATTATACCTTTATTCAATCTTTGGAGCAAGGCGTAGATAAAACCTTTTCTTTAATCACCAATCAAATTCAATCATTTGCCTTGTTGTGGGAGCTAAAAGGCGAAGCTACAAAATATGTTTCTGGACCGATCGGTATGGCAAAAGCATTGCCTGCAACTTGGGATTGGGATTATTTCTGGAATTTTACAGCCATGCTTTCTGCAGTATTGGCGTTTATGAATATTTTGCCTATTCCAGGGCTAGATGGTGGGCACGCTTTGTTTACTATTTATGAAATGATTACAGGGCACAAGCCAAGCGATAAATTCATGGGAATAATGCAGATGATTGGAGCCATTATTTTGATTAGTTTAATGGTCTTTATCTTTGGAAACGACATTTTTAATCTCATGCGATAAATATTCAGATCATGAAAACACTTTTAATCGTAGATGTTCAAAACGACTTTATGCCATACGGAGCCTTGCCTGTGGCTAAGGGCGATGAGGTGGTGCCTTACATCAACCAAATTATAGAATCTTATGATTTGGTGGTGGCAACGCAAGATTGGCACCCTGCAAACCATAAAAGTTTTGCAGCAGAGCATGACGGGAAAAATCCGTTTGATGTCATTGATTTAAATGGCATTCAGCAAGTTTTGTGGCCTACGCATTGCGTGCAAGCAACAGAGGGGGCGGAGTTTCATCCAGATTTAAATGCCAAGCCGATTGAAGTCGTTTTCAGAAAAGGAATGAATCCCGAAGTGGACAGCTATTCAGCTTTTTTCGACAATGATAAAAAATATGCCACACAGCTTTCAGGTTTTTTGAAGGCTAAAGGCGTTAAGGAGATAGATGTCGTGGGCTTGGCGGCAGATTATTGTGTGTTTTATTCTGTGCAAGATGCTTTGAGAGAAGGTTTTAAAGTTAATTTGCATTTAAAGGGGACGCGTGCCATTGATCCCAAAAATTTTGAAGAAAATATTTTGAAGGAATTAAACCAAAATCCAAATTTTAAAAGTATTTCTTAACGAAAGATATTTATTATGAGCGAAATTAAAATGGACACAAGCTACGATAATGCATTCAAAAATATTGAAGGCTTAAGATGGTTGCCTTTTGTGGGCGAAAAATATAATGTAAGCAAACCAAAAGTGCTTTTGGTGGGAGAAAGTCATTATCTAGATGAAAGTGAAAACAATAATCACGAAAAAGTGATTTACACGAGAATGATTGCAAACGAATTAGGTGCTGGGAATAGGAATTATAAAACCAAGTCTCCGATATTTAATAATGTAAACAATATGCTCAAGGCGACAAATCCGCAAAAGTTATGGGACAAAATCGCTTTTTACAATTTTGTGCAACGCCCGATGAGTTCGCTCGATATTCGTCCTTCAAATTCGGATTTTGATGAGGCTTGGGTGGTTTTCTTCCGTTTAGTTCAGGTGTTAAAACCTGATTATTGCTTATTTCTAGGAAATTCAGCAGCGGAAAGATTAGATAAGATGACTCAAAAATGCAATGTTGAACGCAAACTTGCGTGGGATGAAGTAAATTTAATTAATGGTGCAAAATTCAAAAAAGCAGAATTAAAGCTCGGTAATTTACAAACGAAATTGTTTTGCATAAAACATCCATCTTCGCATTTTTCTCCCGAATTGTGGCGAGAAAAGCTCCAAAAAGAAAGCCCAGAGCTAATGAAGTTTTTGTTAGGCTAAAAAAACTATAAAAACCGTTGAAAATATAAATTCAACGGTTTTTTTGTTTCATCAAATATTCTTAAATCACATTTAAACAAGAAAGCCTTTTAATCATTGATTAAAAGGCTTCTGAGTGGTGGTGCCTCCAGGAATCGAACCAGGGACACAAGGATTTTCAGTCCTTTGCTCTACCAACTGAGCTAAGGCACCGCTCGTAATTGGATTGCAAATATACGCACTTTTTGTTTCTCTCCAAATTTTTAGGCAAAAAATTTTGCTTAAAATTGAAATTTTTTTGAGTTTGGTTTGTATGGTTTTGTTTTTCAGTGGGTTGTAGTTTGCTCTTTTTTGAGATTTTTTTAATCGAAGAAAATCCTGAGTTTGTTCTAATTTTTAAAAATCATTGATTATCTTTGTAGATAATTATTTTTTGAATATGAAAACACTTAACGACTTTAATTTTAAAGACAAAAAAGTTTTGGTGCGTGTTGATTTTAACGTGCCACAAGATAAAGATTTAAATGTAACAGATACTACGCGTATCGAAGCTGCAAAACCTACTATTCTAAAAATTTTAGATGATGGAGGGGCTGCAATTTTAATGACTCACCTTGGTCGCCCGAAAGGACAGAAAAAAGATGAGTTTTCTCTAAAGCACATCGCTGGTAAGATTTCAGATATCATTGGTGTGATGGTGGAAGTGGCAGATGATGTTGTGGGCGAAGATGCACAAGAAAAAGCTAAAAACTTGAAACCTGGAAGTGTTCTATTGCTAGAGAATGTTCGTTTCAGAGAAGAAGAAGAGCAAGGAGATGAGACTTTTGCACAGCAATTGGCTGAGTTGGGAGATTTCTACATCAACGATGCATTTGGTACTGCGCACAGAAAGCACGCTTCTACTGCAGTGATCGCTCATTTCTTTGACAAAGATCACAAATGCTTCGGTTTCTTGATGCAAAAAGAGCTAGAGGCAATTGATAAAGTATTGAAAAGCGGAGAGAAGCCTGTAACTGCAATTTTAGGTGGTTCTAAAGTTTCTTCAAAAATTACAATCATCGACAATATTTTGCCTAAAGTAGATAACTTAATCATCGGAGGTGGTATGTCTTATACTTTCTCAAAAGCACAAGGAGGAAAAGTAGGAGACTCTATCGTGGAAGATGATAAGCTTGATTTAGCTTTAGATATTCTTAAAAGAGCGAAAGAAAACAATGTAGAGGTTTACTTGCCAGTGGACACTGTGGCGGCAGATGATTTCAATAACGGAGCGGCTACTCAAGTAGTGAAAAGAGGTGAGATTCCTGATGGATGGGAAGGTTTAGACATCGGACCAGAAACTGTGAAAATATTCTCTGATGTTATCAAAGATTCAAAAACTATTTTGTGGAATGGTCCAGTAGGTGTTTTTGAATTTGAAAACTTCTCAAAAGGTACTCGTGCGATTGGTGATGCCATCGAAGAGGCGACTAAAAAAGGAGCTTTCTCACTTGTAGGTGGTGGTGATAGCGTTGCGGCTGTTAAGCAATTCGGTTACCAAGACAAAGTGAGCTATGTTTCTACAGGAGGTGGAGCTATGCTAGAAAGCCTTGAGGGAATTAAACTTCCTGGCGTTGCTGCTATGGATGAATAATCTTTTCATAATATAATTTTTAATTTGTTATAAGAATCGCTCTCAAATTGAGAGCGATTTTTTTGTGAAATAAAGGTAAATAAAAAAGGGCAAAATTTGATTTTGCCCTTTTTCTATATGTTGTAGCGAAAAGATTATTTCACGATGACTACGAAATAATTCTTTTTACCTTTTTGTAATAAAATGTATTTTCCGCTGATTAAATCGTTTTCAGATAATTTGTAATCTTCCCCGATTTTATCTTTGTTCACAGCAATGGAGTTTTGTTGAAGTGCACGGCGAGCCTCTCCTTTAGATTTCATAAACTCCGTCTTGGTAGAAAGGATTTCTAATAAATCTTCGTTTAAATCAGCTTGGGTAATTTCCGCTTGTGGCACTCCATCAAAAATGTCCAAAAATGTTTTTTCGTCCAATTTTCTTAGATTTTCAGAAGTAGCTTTTCCAAAAAGAATTTCAGACGCTTGTACCGCTTTGTCCAATTCCTCTTTTGAATGAACCATTGTAGTCACTTCCTCTGCCAATTTGCGTTGCAATTGTCTTAGGTGTGGAGCCTCTTTGTGTGCGGCAACCAAATTTTTCACCTCTTGCTCAGTGAGCATTGTAAAGATTTTGATGTATCGCTCCGCATCTTCATCAGAAGTGTTTAGCCAATATTGGTAGAATTTGTATGGCGAAGTGCGTTCAGCATCTAGCCAAATGTTTCCACCTTCGG
Coding sequences within:
- a CDS encoding OmpA family protein; translation: MKKKKESFFWASYSDLMTSLFFIMLVLFILSITLLNSNIKAKQEQLDKITEIEQATKNIDSTYFWYSPTYKKHILKINVNFKKGSSELKNDIDSLTLAGLKKAGISIKDFIEKISEAHPEVQYLLIIEGQASRDDYKYNYELSYKRALALKDYWEKTGLDFGEKCEVLISGSGDGTYSGTGFMREKDEPKNQRFLIHILPKPGIVK
- a CDS encoding S1C family serine protease produces the protein MKKLFVFFICSFVILVFASCENKRHKPKSLKKNEQTPKIENENSSNDDKISIKEIKDFTPDIRMLSGKEIFDRYNSAVFMIVSQNMDQISQGSGFFISEKGIGVSNQHVLNKDNLAKSKVILSNNEVYGIERIVYEDKKDDLVIFVIDDAYKEFNFLPMTSNEINVGDKVYAISSPLGLRNTLSSGEISQFRGENLIQISVPIDHGSSGGALINQYGEVIGVTTAGRDDSGANLNFAINLNKVLDKIL
- a CDS encoding ABC transporter ATP-binding protein, translating into MQQASESLLKVENLSISFGDKKVVNNLSFTLSAGEILGIVGESGSGKSLTSLAIMHLLPKYARTEGKILFTTERETYDLLAKNHTSLKGKNMGMIFQEPMTSLNPSLRCGDQVMENLLLHQKISKKDAKQKVLSLFEEVELPSPERIFKAYPHELSGGQKQRVMIALALICEPQLLIADEPTTALDVTVQKAILQLLKKLQKNYKMGIIFISHDLGVISQICDSVMVMYRGDLVEKGSAQSIFLNPKENYTKGLIECRPKLDEKIVKLPTIEDFTENKDFVFKTETPEERVQKYEKIYAQKPLIEIKSLQKYFTAHTGLFKKEEIKAVQDISFEIYPGETLGLVGESGSGKTTLSRTLLMLEKPTAGSVWYQGKDITKLSTRELRKLRKEIQIIFQDPYSSLNPMQTVGEIITTPMQIHGIRNSAAERRNQAANLLEIVGLHASDLNKYPHEFSGGQRQRIGIARAVALKPKLIICDESVSALDVSVQAQVLNLLNDLKSDFGLTYLFISHDLSVVKYMSDRLIVLQHGKMQEYGFAEDIYQNPKTQYTRDLIAAIPRV
- the rseP gene encoding RIP metalloprotease RseP, encoding MEAALIKAAQFLLILSLLIVLHEGGHFAAAKLFKTRVERFFLFFDVKFALFKKKIGDTVYGIGWLPLGGYVKIAGMIDESMDTEQMKSEPKPWEFRSKPAWQRLIIMLAGIFVNLVLAIVIFAVMSYKNGNTYINVDKMSQGVVVDSAQARLGLKTGDIPVGVNGIEYDNLHQILTKALMEGGTLEVKRDGKIVKLPITLQDRANMLALQKTYFLPAEPIVVDSVLAGGTAFKAGLEKGDVLKQINGQPIESFTAFAREVKANANKKINLEVERNGELKDLEIPVNSEGLIGVAPAFNLEKFTSHEDYTFIQSLEQGVDKTFSLITNQIQSFALLWELKGEATKYVSGPIGMAKALPATWDWDYFWNFTAMLSAVLAFMNILPIPGLDGGHALFTIYEMITGHKPSDKFMGIMQMIGAIILISLMVFIFGNDIFNLMR
- the pncA gene encoding bifunctional nicotinamidase/pyrazinamidase; amino-acid sequence: MKTLLIVDVQNDFMPYGALPVAKGDEVVPYINQIIESYDLVVATQDWHPANHKSFAAEHDGKNPFDVIDLNGIQQVLWPTHCVQATEGAEFHPDLNAKPIEVVFRKGMNPEVDSYSAFFDNDKKYATQLSGFLKAKGVKEIDVVGLAADYCVFYSVQDALREGFKVNLHLKGTRAIDPKNFEENILKELNQNPNFKSIS
- a CDS encoding phosphoglycerate kinase, with the translated sequence MKTLNDFNFKDKKVLVRVDFNVPQDKDLNVTDTTRIEAAKPTILKILDDGGAAILMTHLGRPKGQKKDEFSLKHIAGKISDIIGVMVEVADDVVGEDAQEKAKNLKPGSVLLLENVRFREEEEQGDETFAQQLAELGDFYINDAFGTAHRKHASTAVIAHFFDKDHKCFGFLMQKELEAIDKVLKSGEKPVTAILGGSKVSSKITIIDNILPKVDNLIIGGGMSYTFSKAQGGKVGDSIVEDDKLDLALDILKRAKENNVEVYLPVDTVAADDFNNGAATQVVKRGEIPDGWEGLDIGPETVKIFSDVIKDSKTILWNGPVGVFEFENFSKGTRAIGDAIEEATKKGAFSLVGGGDSVAAVKQFGYQDKVSYVSTGGGAMLESLEGIKLPGVAAMDE